In the Aneurinibacillus soli genome, one interval contains:
- a CDS encoding MerR family transcriptional regulator: MQQTTNTIKNMEDYPLMLTADHISEILHMSKRRAYEVMELKSFPIIRIGKRKWVQRDAFFTWLKQQEGASA, from the coding sequence ATGCAACAGACAACCAACACCATCAAAAACATGGAGGACTATCCACTGATGCTCACCGCTGACCATATCAGCGAAATCCTCCACATGTCCAAACGCCGCGCCTACGAAGTGATGGAGCTGAAAAGCTTCCCGATTATTCGTATTGGCAAGCGGAAATGGGTACAGCGTGATGCATTCTTTACCTGGCTCAAACAGCAGGAAGGAGCCAGCGCCTAG